Part of the bacterium genome, AAGTTCATTCAGGTTGCGATAAAAAACGGAGCATCCGTTATTGTCTCTGAAGTCCCATTAGAAAAAGCATTAGACGCCGTTTATGTTCAGGTCACTGATATCTATCAATTCATGGCAGAATCCTCAGCTCTCTTTTATGATACAAACGATCCCGCATTGACCATCATCGGCGTAACCGGGACGAACGGGAAAACGACCACGGCACATTTCATTTGCGAGATTTTAAAGTCATTTTCAATTAAAACGATCTTCATTGGTACAACCGGAATTGAGATCTGCGATAAAGTATTTCACACGGATTATACGACGCCGCCAGCGTACGAACTCCACCGCATTCTAAGAGAAGGCATTGATCTGCAAGCATCGCATGTTATCATGGAGGTCTCTTCCCACGCGTTAAAATATAAACGAGTTTGGGGACTGAAGTTCGACGCCGCCGTTTTTACCAATTTAACGCACGAACACCGTGAAATTCATCCCTCAATGGAAGATTATTTTCAAACCAAACTCAAACTGTTTTCAATGTTAAAAGTTGCTGGTGTCGGGCTGACCAACGCTGATGATAAATATGGAAAACAAATCATCCATGAGTGTCGGAACGTTAAATTGTATGATTATGGTCATACAGCTGACAAAATAAAGGTCGTGCACCTGGCCTACATCGAAGGAACCCGCAGCCAGTCAATTGTCTATGAAATTGGCGGAATTCAGTACGACTTCAACATTCCTATGATCGGCGCTTATAATGCATACAATGCTCTAGCCGCGGCAGAGACACTCGCAACTTTAAAATTTGACAGAAAAAAAATTCACAATGCATTTATGTCGATTCCGCCAGTTGCGGGTCGTTTGGAGTGGTTCAACATCGGAGAAATAAAGGCCATTATTGATTTTGCGCACACACCGGACGGCCTCGACAAACTTATTAAAGCAGTCCGTGAAATAAGAAAAAATAATGCCAAGATTATTACAATTTTTGGTTGCCCCGGAAGCCGCGATATTTCGAAACGACCTTTGATGGGCAAGATCGCCGTCGAACTCTCCGATTACGTTATTGTCACCACGGATGATATACACTTTGAAAATCCGGATAAA contains:
- a CDS encoding UDP-N-acetylmuramoyl-L-alanyl-D-glutamate--2,6-diaminopimelate ligase, which translates into the protein MKKHLSELLSVTVKQVHGKTDVWVTGFSSDSRQIKSDNMFFAIKGEQTDGNKFIQVAIKNGASVIVSEVPLEKALDAVYVQVTDIYQFMAESSALFYDTNDPALTIIGVTGTNGKTTTAHFICEILKSFSIKTIFIGTTGIEICDKVFHTDYTTPPAYELHRILREGIDLQASHVIMEVSSHALKYKRVWGLKFDAAVFTNLTHEHREIHPSMEDYFQTKLKLFSMLKVAGVGLTNADDKYGKQIIHECRNVKLYDYGHTADKIKVVHLAYIEGTRSQSIVYEIGGIQYDFNIPMIGAYNAYNALAAAETLATLKFDRKKIHNAFMSIPPVAGRLEWFNIGEIKAIIDFAHTPDGLDKLIKAVREIRKNNAKIITIFGCPGSRDISKRPLMGKIAVELSDYVIVTTDDIHFENPDKIIRDIVKDLEKTNLETVTDRREAIARALQIAKKGDFLLIAGRGHEKYQYVKNRKIPFLDKDVLFEEAEKAGLWIQK